In one window of Nakamurella sp. PAMC28650 DNA:
- the der gene encoding ribosome biogenesis GTPase Der produces the protein MTDNFDGLAAEQAAGDGIWSDETEFAGWEDDGYGEDGGGPVVPAPTLAIVGRPNVGKSTLVNRIIGRREAVVQDIPGVTRDRVSYDALWAGRRFTVVDTGGWEPDAEGMAGEVALQAERAMKTTDAVLVVVDASVGATHTDEAIAKVLRRSKVPVILVANKVDDERTLADATALWNLGLGEPWPVSALHGRGSGDLLDAIMAALPEAPSEFAANQGGPRRVALLGKPNVGKSSLLNKLSGESRSVVDSVAGTTIDPVDSLVELDGEVWRFVDTAGLRKRVHQAKGMEFYASLRTQSALESAEVAVVLVDSSTPLTEQDQRVITMVIESGRALVIAMNKADLVDGDRRTEIERELDRDLARVQWAEVINISAKTGRSVHRLAPALRTALDSWDKRIPTGQLNNWLGTLIQATPPPVRSGKQPKVLFATQAGNRPPTFVLFTTGFLEAGYRRFIERRLREDFGFKGSPVRVNVRVREKRGARK, from the coding sequence GTGACTGACAATTTCGACGGACTGGCCGCGGAACAGGCGGCCGGTGACGGCATCTGGAGCGACGAGACCGAATTCGCCGGCTGGGAGGACGACGGCTACGGCGAGGACGGTGGCGGCCCGGTCGTGCCAGCGCCGACCCTGGCGATCGTCGGCCGACCGAACGTGGGCAAGTCGACGTTGGTGAATCGGATCATCGGCCGCCGTGAGGCGGTCGTCCAGGACATCCCCGGTGTCACGCGTGACCGTGTCTCCTACGACGCGCTGTGGGCCGGCCGCAGGTTCACCGTCGTCGACACCGGCGGCTGGGAGCCCGATGCCGAAGGCATGGCGGGCGAGGTGGCGCTGCAGGCCGAGCGGGCCATGAAGACCACCGATGCGGTGCTCGTGGTGGTCGACGCCTCGGTCGGTGCCACGCACACCGACGAGGCGATCGCCAAGGTGCTGCGTCGCTCGAAGGTGCCGGTGATCCTGGTCGCCAACAAGGTCGACGACGAGCGCACGCTCGCCGACGCGACGGCCCTGTGGAACCTCGGGCTCGGTGAGCCGTGGCCGGTCTCGGCGCTGCACGGCCGTGGCTCGGGCGATCTGCTCGACGCGATCATGGCGGCGCTGCCGGAGGCTCCGTCGGAGTTCGCGGCGAACCAGGGCGGACCACGACGGGTGGCGCTGCTCGGGAAGCCCAACGTCGGGAAGTCCTCGCTGCTCAACAAGCTGTCCGGTGAGTCCCGGTCGGTCGTCGACTCGGTGGCCGGCACCACCATCGACCCGGTCGACTCGTTGGTCGAGCTGGACGGCGAGGTCTGGCGCTTCGTCGACACCGCCGGCCTGCGCAAGCGGGTGCACCAGGCCAAGGGCATGGAGTTCTATGCCTCGCTGCGCACCCAGTCGGCGCTGGAATCCGCCGAGGTCGCCGTCGTGCTCGTCGACTCCTCCACTCCGCTGACCGAGCAGGACCAGCGGGTCATCACCATGGTGATCGAGTCCGGCCGGGCGCTGGTCATCGCGATGAACAAGGCCGACCTCGTCGACGGTGACCGACGGACCGAGATCGAACGCGAACTCGACCGGGACCTGGCGCGGGTGCAGTGGGCCGAGGTCATCAACATCTCGGCGAAGACCGGGCGGTCGGTGCACCGGTTGGCACCGGCGCTGCGGACGGCGTTGGACTCCTGGGACAAGCGGATCCCGACCGGCCAGCTGAACAACTGGCTCGGCACGCTGATCCAGGCCACGCCGCCCCCGGTGCGCTCCGGGAAGCAGCCGAAGGTGCTCTTCGCCACCCAGGCCGGCAACCGGCCGCCGACGTTCGTGCTGTTCACCACCGGTTTCCTGGAGGCCGGGTACCGCC